One segment of Cyprinus carpio isolate SPL01 chromosome A17, ASM1834038v1, whole genome shotgun sequence DNA contains the following:
- the LOC109097771 gene encoding myc target protein 1 homolog, with protein MILLTIMASNETNGIWEILKPIDFEELILAFCLSILIGLLIGILIFLLLTWMSRRRASVRITGCQNQSSESRGSRNQHCLLRHYKSHGFDKNSEYVGRVVLNLHRQTSVDPNELLGRSPSFQNSTFRPPPKKSNKTGNETEDENKTALIPNITDPFSAEPAESFWLGKGSLRGFLPRQTPPPAYDSVIHIFQEACA; from the exons ATGATTCTGCTAACTATTATGGCTTCAAATGAAACTAATGGGATTTGGGAAATACTTAAACCTATTGATTTTG AGGAGCTCATCCTGGCGTTCTGCTTGTCGATATTAATTGGTCTGCTCATCGGGATCTTGATTTTCCTCCTCCTTACATGGATGTCCAGACGGAGAGCTTCGGTGAGGATCACCGGATGTCAAAACCAGTCCTCAGAATCTAGGGGCTCACGTAATCAGCACTGCCTCCTCAGACACTACAAGAGTCACGGCTTCGACAAGAACAGTGAATATGTGGGAAGAGTGGTTTTAAACCTTCACAGACAGACTTCCGTAGACCCCAATGAGCTGCTGGGTAGAAGCCCTAGCTTTCAGAACTCCACGTTTCGGCCGCCACCAAAAAAGTCTAACAAGACTGGAAATGAAACAGAGGatgaaaacaaaactgcattaaTTCCTAACATCACAGATCCATTTAGTGCAGAACCAGCAGAGTCCTTCTGGCTGGGGAAGGGAAGTCTAAGAGGTTTTCTACCCAGACAGACTCCACCACCTGCTTATGACAGTGTCATCCACATCTTTCAAGAGGCCTGTGCCTGA